A single window of Macrobrachium nipponense isolate FS-2020 chromosome 31, ASM1510439v2, whole genome shotgun sequence DNA harbors:
- the LOC135207002 gene encoding uncharacterized protein LOC135207002 isoform X3 produces MITSEGSSLPIVHIRVVYEQSCKVYPCDYCFKTFTSEKSLSSHICAHHKSVDVQDVFVCSICNCCLLSQSDLLEHAALRHQLQLLGSDASFQLCQYCGAQLPNHETLGKHIEKDHAGAFLKKGCSSSDIIELTLSEISNIGMGDKNCRTLFKVIEIPLEEKENSYCEDPKSLVKGTDDREAYKVKSSGETEVSRVRQDIVVDQKCSKIEGPLNKDFRTKVNMKKDAVLQFDCSKQELWNEASVRSEGEEHENSKLAITVLCEPDESAFPSAKGELVLTVESEEKLVWSKDVVSKVISSSGILRKSSLNDKMLDLLPVSVSREEAEVVTQLYSGTDQIDGNKRLSPANSNVETHIVVGCVDGMENCIAEDKGTDCQKVIKTRDCCICGKRFTNMGELERHEGSVHGVRIKCDLCNDTFAFSKSLKTHYLRKHSNSKSFPCEVCFVEAVSSQGVIYGPIV; encoded by the exons ATGATTACCTCAGAAG GTTCCAGCCTTCCTATTGTTCACATAAGGGTGGTATATGAACAAAGTTGCAAGGTGTATCCATGTGACTATTGTTTCAAAACATTCACTTCAGAAAAATCTCTCTCCTCCCATATTTGCGCACACCACAAGTCTGTTGATGTCCAagatgtgtttgtttgttcaaTATGTAATTGTTGCCTTCTTAGCCAGTCAGACTTACTGGAACATGCTGCTTTGCGCCATCAG TTACAGCTTCTGGGATCTGATGCCAGTTTCCAGTTATGCCAGTACTGTGGAGCCCAGCTCCCTAACCATGAAACTTTAGGGAAACACATTGAAAAAGACCATGCAGGGGCATTCTTGAAGAAAGGATGTAGTTCATCAGACATCATTGAACTTACTTTGAGTGAAATTTCAAATATTGGTATGGGAGATAAGAATTGCagaactcttttcaaagtaatagaGATACCTTTAGAAGAAAAAGAGAACTCGTATTGTGAAGACCCTAAGAGTTTGGTAAAGGGAACGGATGATAGAGAAGCATATAAGGTAAAAAGTTCAGGTGAAACCGAAGTGTCAAGAGTAAGACAAGATATAGTAGTAGACCAGAAATGTTCAAAAATTGAAGGGCCTCTCAATAAAGATTTTAGGACCAAGGTAAACATGAAGAAAGATGCTGTGTTGCAGTTTGACTGTAGTAAACAAGAGCTCTGGAATGAAGCTTCTGTGCGTTCAGAGGGTGAGGAGCACGAAAATTCTAAACTGGCTATAACTGTACTTTGTGAGCCAGATGAATCAGCATTTCCATCAGCTAAAGGGGAACTTGTTCTGACTGTGGAAAGTGAGGAAAAACTTGTTTGGAGCAAGGATGTTGTGTCAAAGGTCATATCTTCATCAGGCATCTTAAGAAAGTCATCCCTCAATGATAAGATGCTTGATTTATTGCCAGTGAGTGTCAGTAGGGAAGAAGCAGAAGTTGTGACGCAGTTGTATAGTGGGACTGACCAGATAGATGGTAACAAACGTTTATCGCCAGCCAACAGCAATGTGGAAACGCATATTGTTGTTGGGTGTGTTGATGGGATGGAAAACTGTATTGCGGAGGATAAAG gTACAGACTGTCAAAAGGTCATCAAAACGAGAGACTGCTGTATTTGTGGGAAAAGATTTACAAACATG GGAGAATTGGAAAGACATGAAGGCAGTGTCCATGGGGTCCGGATCAAGTGTGATCTTTGCAATGACACATTTGCATTTTCTAAATCCTTAAAGACACATTATTTACGAAAGCATAGCAATTCTAAAAGCTTTCCATGTGAGGTATG TTTTGTGGAAGCTGTTTCAAGTCAAGGGGTAATTTATGGTCCCATCGTTTAA
- the LOC135207002 gene encoding zinc finger protein 333-like isoform X1, translating to MITSEGSSLPIVHIRVVYEQSCKVYPCDYCFKTFTSEKSLSSHICAHHKSVDVQDVFVCSICNCCLLSQSDLLEHAALRHQLQLLGSDASFQLCQYCGAQLPNHETLGKHIEKDHAGAFLKKGCSSSDIIELTLSEISNIGMGDKNCRTLFKVIEIPLEEKENSYCEDPKSLVKGTDDREAYKVKSSGETEVSRVRQDIVVDQKCSKIEGPLNKDFRTKVNMKKDAVLQFDCSKQELWNEASVRSEGEEHENSKLAITVLCEPDESAFPSAKGELVLTVESEEKLVWSKDVVSKVISSSGILRKSSLNDKMLDLLPVSVSREEAEVVTQLYSGTDQIDGNKRLSPANSNVETHIVVGCVDGMENCIAEDKGTDCQKVIKTRDCCICGKRFTNMGELERHEGSVHGVRIKCDLCNDTFAFSKSLKTHYLRKHSNSKSFPCEFCGSCFKSRGNLWSHRLSHHGAKRHECPQCPQRFCTKSKLNNHLQTHSGKKKYQCGECNKGFIYPGLLVHHMGKHFSEERWDDAPENETFYLVEVKTEDADAPSTSDNQLQ from the exons ATGATTACCTCAGAAG GTTCCAGCCTTCCTATTGTTCACATAAGGGTGGTATATGAACAAAGTTGCAAGGTGTATCCATGTGACTATTGTTTCAAAACATTCACTTCAGAAAAATCTCTCTCCTCCCATATTTGCGCACACCACAAGTCTGTTGATGTCCAagatgtgtttgtttgttcaaTATGTAATTGTTGCCTTCTTAGCCAGTCAGACTTACTGGAACATGCTGCTTTGCGCCATCAG TTACAGCTTCTGGGATCTGATGCCAGTTTCCAGTTATGCCAGTACTGTGGAGCCCAGCTCCCTAACCATGAAACTTTAGGGAAACACATTGAAAAAGACCATGCAGGGGCATTCTTGAAGAAAGGATGTAGTTCATCAGACATCATTGAACTTACTTTGAGTGAAATTTCAAATATTGGTATGGGAGATAAGAATTGCagaactcttttcaaagtaatagaGATACCTTTAGAAGAAAAAGAGAACTCGTATTGTGAAGACCCTAAGAGTTTGGTAAAGGGAACGGATGATAGAGAAGCATATAAGGTAAAAAGTTCAGGTGAAACCGAAGTGTCAAGAGTAAGACAAGATATAGTAGTAGACCAGAAATGTTCAAAAATTGAAGGGCCTCTCAATAAAGATTTTAGGACCAAGGTAAACATGAAGAAAGATGCTGTGTTGCAGTTTGACTGTAGTAAACAAGAGCTCTGGAATGAAGCTTCTGTGCGTTCAGAGGGTGAGGAGCACGAAAATTCTAAACTGGCTATAACTGTACTTTGTGAGCCAGATGAATCAGCATTTCCATCAGCTAAAGGGGAACTTGTTCTGACTGTGGAAAGTGAGGAAAAACTTGTTTGGAGCAAGGATGTTGTGTCAAAGGTCATATCTTCATCAGGCATCTTAAGAAAGTCATCCCTCAATGATAAGATGCTTGATTTATTGCCAGTGAGTGTCAGTAGGGAAGAAGCAGAAGTTGTGACGCAGTTGTATAGTGGGACTGACCAGATAGATGGTAACAAACGTTTATCGCCAGCCAACAGCAATGTGGAAACGCATATTGTTGTTGGGTGTGTTGATGGGATGGAAAACTGTATTGCGGAGGATAAAG gTACAGACTGTCAAAAGGTCATCAAAACGAGAGACTGCTGTATTTGTGGGAAAAGATTTACAAACATG GGAGAATTGGAAAGACATGAAGGCAGTGTCCATGGGGTCCGGATCAAGTGTGATCTTTGCAATGACACATTTGCATTTTCTAAATCCTTAAAGACACATTATTTACGAAAGCATAGCAATTCTAAAAGCTTTCCATGTGAG TTTTGTGGAAGCTGTTTCAAGTCAAGGGGTAATTTATGGTCCCATCGTTTAAGCCACCATGGTGCAAAAAGACACGAATGTCCGCAGTGTCCACAGCGTTTCTGTACAAAGTCAAAACTAAACAATCATCTTCAGACTCATTCAG gGAAAAAGAAATACCAGTGTGGAGAGTGCAATAAGGGATTTATATATCCTGGTCTACTTGTGCATCACATGGGCAAACATTTTTCTGAAGAAAGATGGGATGATGCTCCTGA
- the LOC135207002 gene encoding uncharacterized protein LOC135207002 isoform X2, with product MITSEGSSLPIVHIRVVYEQSCKVYPCDYCFKTFTSEKSLSSHICAHHKSVDVQDVFVCSICNCCLLSQSDLLEHAALRHQLQLLGSDASFQLCQYCGAQLPNHETLGKHIEKDHAGAFLKKGCSSSDIIELTLSEISNIGMGDKNCRTLFKVIEIPLEEKENSYCEDPKSLVKGTDDREAYKVKSSGETEVSRVRQDIVVDQKCSKIEGPLNKDFRTKVNMKKDAVLQFDCSKQELWNEASVRSEGEEHENSKLAITVLCEPDESAFPSAKGELVLTVESEEKLVWSKDVVSKVISSSGILRKSSLNDKMLDLLPVSVSREEAEVVTQLYSGTDQIDGNKRLSPANSNVETHIVVGCVDGMENCIAEDKGTDCQKVIKTRDCCICGKRFTNMGELERHEGSVHGVRIKCDLCNDTFAFSKSLKTHYLRKHSNSKSFPCEGKRNTSVESAIRDLYILVYLCITWANIFLKKDGMMLLRTRHSTWLRSRLRMLMLQVHQTTNCSD from the exons ATGATTACCTCAGAAG GTTCCAGCCTTCCTATTGTTCACATAAGGGTGGTATATGAACAAAGTTGCAAGGTGTATCCATGTGACTATTGTTTCAAAACATTCACTTCAGAAAAATCTCTCTCCTCCCATATTTGCGCACACCACAAGTCTGTTGATGTCCAagatgtgtttgtttgttcaaTATGTAATTGTTGCCTTCTTAGCCAGTCAGACTTACTGGAACATGCTGCTTTGCGCCATCAG TTACAGCTTCTGGGATCTGATGCCAGTTTCCAGTTATGCCAGTACTGTGGAGCCCAGCTCCCTAACCATGAAACTTTAGGGAAACACATTGAAAAAGACCATGCAGGGGCATTCTTGAAGAAAGGATGTAGTTCATCAGACATCATTGAACTTACTTTGAGTGAAATTTCAAATATTGGTATGGGAGATAAGAATTGCagaactcttttcaaagtaatagaGATACCTTTAGAAGAAAAAGAGAACTCGTATTGTGAAGACCCTAAGAGTTTGGTAAAGGGAACGGATGATAGAGAAGCATATAAGGTAAAAAGTTCAGGTGAAACCGAAGTGTCAAGAGTAAGACAAGATATAGTAGTAGACCAGAAATGTTCAAAAATTGAAGGGCCTCTCAATAAAGATTTTAGGACCAAGGTAAACATGAAGAAAGATGCTGTGTTGCAGTTTGACTGTAGTAAACAAGAGCTCTGGAATGAAGCTTCTGTGCGTTCAGAGGGTGAGGAGCACGAAAATTCTAAACTGGCTATAACTGTACTTTGTGAGCCAGATGAATCAGCATTTCCATCAGCTAAAGGGGAACTTGTTCTGACTGTGGAAAGTGAGGAAAAACTTGTTTGGAGCAAGGATGTTGTGTCAAAGGTCATATCTTCATCAGGCATCTTAAGAAAGTCATCCCTCAATGATAAGATGCTTGATTTATTGCCAGTGAGTGTCAGTAGGGAAGAAGCAGAAGTTGTGACGCAGTTGTATAGTGGGACTGACCAGATAGATGGTAACAAACGTTTATCGCCAGCCAACAGCAATGTGGAAACGCATATTGTTGTTGGGTGTGTTGATGGGATGGAAAACTGTATTGCGGAGGATAAAG gTACAGACTGTCAAAAGGTCATCAAAACGAGAGACTGCTGTATTTGTGGGAAAAGATTTACAAACATG GGAGAATTGGAAAGACATGAAGGCAGTGTCCATGGGGTCCGGATCAAGTGTGATCTTTGCAATGACACATTTGCATTTTCTAAATCCTTAAAGACACATTATTTACGAAAGCATAGCAATTCTAAAAGCTTTCCATGTGAG gGAAAAAGAAATACCAGTGTGGAGAGTGCAATAAGGGATTTATATATCCTGGTCTACTTGTGCATCACATGGGCAAACATTTTTCTGAAGAAAGATGGGATGATGCTCCTGA